TTTTGTATATTCTTTATCCTTAGGGGAAAATCGATCTTCTCTCCACTGCTCCTCTCCATCAACGAATCTGCATTGAAAGTTATCCACTCATATTCTTTGCCGCTTTCCATCCATTCACCTTCTCAGATCATGGCAACTTGAAGTACACATCCATAAGGAGGTATATTATAAAGCCGACACCCCCAATAATAAGAAGGCCAATAGCCGTTATAAGCAATACCTTGATGTATTCATCCCTCGTTGGCTTTCTAGCCATCCTCAAGATCCTGGCATACTTTCCCTTGCCAATGCTCGAAAATTTCCGCTCGATATTGCGCTGAATCTCCTCAGCCTTATCTTCAATTGCCACCGAATCACCGAAACAAGACATTATAAAAAAAGGAAATTTAAAGGTATGGTATAGGTAGACGCCAGCCTGTGTTCTAACTTGGAGGTGATCCATCCGCAGGTTCCCCTACGGATACCTTGTTACGACTTAACCCTCCTCACTGACATCAGATTCGAATCCATCCAATGGACAGACCCTCATCCAACACCAGCTCGGATGGTTTGACGGGCGGTGTGTGCAAGGAGCAGGGGCATATTCACCGTAGGCTGTTGACCTACGATTACTACGGAATCCACATTCGTGAGGGCGAGTTACAGCCCTCAGTCCTGACTACGAACGGGTTTCGAGGTTAGCTTCCCCTTTCGAGGTTGCAACTCATTGTCCCGTCCTTTGTAGCGCGCGTGTAGCCCGGGAGATTCGGGGCGTACTGACCTGCCGTCGACCCCTCCTTCCTCCAGCTTAGCGCTGGCGGTCCCTCTAAAGTGCAGCTTCCCGCTAAGAAAGCTTAGCAATTAGAGATGGGGGTCTTGCTCGTTATCACACTTAAGTGAACGCCCTACGGTACGAGCTGACGACGGCCATGCACCACCTCTCCTTCTATCGGGTAAATTCGTCAGGTTGACCCTCATCCGAAGGTCGCTCCCGGTGAGTTTTCCGGCGTTGAATCCAATTAAACCGCACGCTCCTCCCGTTGCGGTGCTCCCCCGCCAATTCCTTTAAGTTTCAGCCTTGCGGCCGTACTCCCCAAGTGACCCACTTAACACCTTCGCTACGGCACTGCTCCCCCTCAACGGAGAAGCAACACCAAGTGGGCAGCGTTTACAGCTAGGACTACCCGGGTATCTAATCCGGTTTGCTCCCCTAGCCTTCGTCCCTCACCGTCGGATCCGTTCTAGTTGAACGCTTTCGCCACCGGTCGTCCTTTCAGGATTACAGGATTTTACCCCTACCCTGAAAGTACATTCAACCTCACCCGGTCCCAAGTCTTACAGTCTCTTCAGAAGTTCTTCCGTTAAGCGGGAGAATTTATCTGAAGATTTATAAGACCGGTTACGGACGCTTTAGACTCAATAAAAGTGATCACCACTCGAGCTGCGGGTGTTACCGCGGCGGCTGGCACCCGTCTTGCCCAGCCCTTATTCCTGATGCTTTTTAGGCATCAGAAAAGCCTTGACGAAAAGTCAAGGCACTCAGGTTCCCCGTGTCGCGCTTTCGCGCATTGCACAGTTTTCGCGCCTGCTGCGCCCCGTAGGGCCTGGACTGTTGTCTCAGAGTCCATCTCCGGGCTCCCCCTTTCAGGGCCCGTACCCGTCTTAGGCTAGGTGGTCCTTTACACCACCTACTACCTGATAGGCCGCAGACTTATCCTCAGGCGCCGGAGCTTTCATCATTACAACGTTCCAGTTTGTAATGACTATGGGGGATTAGCCTCAGTTTCCCGAGGTTATACCCCACCTGAGGGTAAATTATCCACGTGTTACTGAGCTGTTCGCCGGTGCCTTACGGCCCCGTGACTTGCATGGCTTAGTCGGAACCTGATAGCAGTGACCGCCGGCAGGATCGACCGGAGTTAAAACACTACTTATCAGAATTAGCGGCTGGCATCTACCTGTCAGAAGTGAGCATTATAAACTCACTACCCCATATTTACCAACCCTGGAACAAGAGATTCATCCCCACGAATTTCGTGTGTCATCTCTTTCGTAGGTAGGTTGGTATCCATACCTGTTATGTGCAAAGTAACGAATGGCAATTCCATATATAACCCTTTCGAAGATGATGTTGTATTTTCTAAGAAAAATCAAAATAATTATGGCGGAAATTATACATTAAAATATAAAAGAAATTAATTTTTATATAAGAATAATTAATT
This genomic stretch from Thermoplasma volcanium GSS1 harbors:
- a CDS encoding protein translocase SEC61 complex subunit gamma: MAIEDKAEEIQRNIERKFSSIGKGKYARILRMARKPTRDEYIKVLLITAIGLLIIGGVGFIIYLLMDVYFKLP